The Naumovozyma castellii chromosome 4, complete genome genome contains a region encoding:
- the ROG3 gene encoding Rog3p (ancestral locus Anc_1.358), with protein sequence MLGFAANKKHDPLLFDVRLKSSEKDIILLQGPAEEASSVFLSGAIVLSVNEPIQIRSISLRMYGTINLNVPLASEKHPEHPRGYIKYKKKIYQHNWDNLNIKSYIQDLYHNYGKNTSIASKSSSNLAAMRNRGRSSSLVSTASSSSGISNYHTLVKGNYEFPFSAVLPGSLNESVEGLPYGSHSYTIEAVIERDKYSTDLSCKKNIRLVRTLRPDALELHESVVVENTWPAKVDYSISVPSKAVPIGSIVPINISIIPLTKGLRLGLIKITLLEIFQLMGNPGTFTKHERIVTKMKIKDPKKYLSQYLENENYDMENLQFQDKWEVDMELPLPPSLSKSTQDCTILRNIKVTHKLKFVICLINSDGHVSELRASLPLVLFISPFLTLGVNTLDNVEANPIKYSHDAETNNLVNSSIFGDDNSRIFTTSASNMDLCIANSEISSETPMCDLMAPPNYEKHVFDKLYSGNSINIPEHHESSSIDLPLSVDALQGRVRGLTIESRNSNVPSIIVGDVPDNHEATSIDGDNRDIASVDSLVTSRRLSNISRKRFRSNTILSIGSLNERNSILTNFSRESSFTTLNHHSMGTRGDWEINSLSQVPSYDNALKEDIVEDELPPDYPVSAGLNPNINMDFLPPSRPQISHQKSSLSLVSNNTDGLNITTSLNRSNNASNVSLDMLSMNSSSAYLNVPIGTNSSTAPSSSSKFFGINFSTGYGSNNSKTNNEDLALEINGQRRESNKTSFANIMGKITRRDKK encoded by the coding sequence ATGCTAGGATTTGCAGCTAACAAGAAACATGATCCATTATTGTTTGACGTCAGATTGAAAAGTTCTGAAAAGGACATCATCTTACTGCAGGGGCCTGCGGAGGAAGCTTCGTCTGTCTTCCTTTCTGGTGCTATTGTACTTTCTGTGAATGAACCTATACAGATACGATCAATCTCGTTGCGAATGTATGGGACTATTAATTTAAATGTACCGTTAGCATCTGAAAAACATCCGGAACATCCCAGAGGTTACATCAAatacaagaagaaaatttatcaGCATAACTGGGATAACTTGAATATTAAAAGCTATATCCAGGATTTATACCATAATTATGGTAAAAATACTAGTATTGCCAGCAAGtcttcatccaatttaGCTGCCATGAGAAATAGAGGAAGATCCTCATCTTTGGTATCTACAGCAAGTAGTTCGAGTGGAATATCAAATTACCATACTTTAGTTAAGGGGAATTATGAATTTCCCTTTAGTGCCGTTCTGCCAGGTTCTCTGAATGAGAGTGTGGAAGGATTGCCCTATGGTTCACATTCTTATACCATCGAGGCCGTCATTGAAAGAGATAAATATTCTACAGATCTGTCCtgtaaaaaaaatattagaCTTGTAAGAACGTTAAGACCAGATGCTTTGGAATTACATGAATCTGTCGTTGTAGAAAATACTTGGCCTGCCAAAGTGGATTATTCAATCTCTGTTCCAAGCAAGGCAGTCCCAATTGGATCTATTGTCCCTATCAATATTTCTATCATCCCATTAACTAAGGGTTTGAGGTTGGGACTCATTAAGATTACATTGttggaaatttttcaactcaTGGGTAACCCAGGTACATTTACCAAGCATGAAAGAATTGTTACcaaaatgaagataaaaGACCctaaaaaatatttaagtCAATATTTAGAGAATGAGAATTACGATATGGAGAACTTGCAATTTCAAGACAAATGGGAAGTGGATATGGAATTGCCACTTCCGCCAAGTTTATCGAAAAGTACACAGGATTGCACAATCCTGAGGAATATTAAAGTTACTCATAAATTGAAGTTTGTCATATGTTTAATCAATTCAGATGGACATGTGAGTGAATTGCGGGCATCTTTACCTTTGGTTTTGTTTATATCTCCATTTTTGACACTTGGTGTCAATACACTGGATAACGTGGAAGCAAATCCAATAAAATACAGCCATGACGCAGAGACTAATAATTTGGttaattcatcaatcttTGGTGATGacaattcaagaatatttacCACATCGGCTTCCAATATGGATTTGTGCATTGCAAATTCAGAAATTTCATCTGAGACTCCAATGTGTGATTTAATGGCCCCCCCTAATTATGAAAAGCATGTCTTTGATAAACTTTATAGTGGcaattcaattaatattCCAGAACATCAtgaatcatcttcaattgatttaCCACTCTCTGTGGACGCATTACAAGGACGTGTTAGAGGATTAACTATAGAAAGTCGGAATTCAAACGTTCCTTCCATAATTGTTGGTGATGTTCCAGATAATCATGAGGCTACGAGTATTGATGGAGATAACAGGGATATTGCAAGCGTTGACAGCCTAGTAACATCAAGAAGATTGTCGAACATTTCAAGGAAACGGTTTAGATCAAATACAATTTTGTCTATAGGGAGTTTGAATGAACGTAACTCGATACTTACCAATTTCTCTAGGGAAAGCTCGTTTACAACTTTAAACCACCATTCGATGGGAACTAGAGGCGATTGGGAAATTAATAGTCTAAGTCAAGTGCCTTCATACGATAATGCGTTAAAAGAAGATATagttgaagatgaattacCTCCTGATTATCCTGTTTCTGCAGGTCTAAACCCCAATATAAATATGGACTTTTTACCACCTTCTAGGCCACAAATTTCGCATCAAAAATCATCACTTTCTTTGGTATCTAATAATACTGATGGCCTAAACATCACAACATCTTTGAATAGAAGTAATAATGCTTCTAATGTCTCATTGGATATGCTTTCAATGAATAGTTCATCTGCATATCTGAATGTTCCAATAGGtacaaattcttcaacgGCAccatcatcgtcatccaAGTTTTTCGGTATAAATTTTTCCACTGGATATGgttccaataattcaaaaactaataatgaagatctGGCACTAGAAATAAATGGGCAACGTCGTGAATCAAACAAAACTTCATTCGCGAATATTATGGGAAAAATTACTAGAAGAGATAAGAAGTAA
- the ATG18 gene encoding phosphoinositide binding protein ATG18 (ancestral locus Anc_1.359), producing the protein MSKQLPTINFINFNQTGTCISVATSRGFKIFNCDPFGKFYSEENGSYSIVEMLFSTSLLALVGSGDQPAFSPRRLQIINTKKHSMICEVTFPTSILSVKMNKSRLAVVLQERIYIYDISNMRLLHTLETHSNPEGLVTMSPCLERNYLAYPLHPQIIDSEIKTNATTNNIAIATGGRNVQGNYVLPNAKNPDDAVDDEDDNDDDDNNNNNNNNNTKDQIRQGQSVRRSSTNEEDMNEQRVHGNNISKNGDIIIFNLTTLQPLMVIEAHQGDIAALQISSDGTLLATASEKGTIIRVFNVETGVKLYQFRRGTYPTTIYSMCFDENNDFLAVTCSSKTVHVFKLGAKNILTSDKNEEDSNIEVEEDEIRNEVAENDDGDGTLGLDEDRVSLETLEDLNQIEPSRSKEPFVDASRKTMGRMIRNSSQKLSRRAAKTLGQIFPIKMTSILEPSRHFASLKLPIESSSNIKSITSIGSPIDIDLLDYPELFDQDNDITERKTSQTQLKVKMIPIRVISSEGSLYNYVLDPERGGDCLLLSQYSLLLA; encoded by the coding sequence ATGTCTAAACAACTTCCGACAATAaactttattaatttcaatcaAACAGGGACCTGCATATCCGTGGCTACATCAAGAGGGTTCAAGATCTTTAATTGTGATCCTTTTGGTAAATTCTACTCCGAGGAAAATGGTAGTTATTCCATAGTAGAAATGTTGTTCTCTACATCATTACTAGCACTAGTAGGAAGTGGAGATCAGCCAGCTTTTTCGCCAAGAAGattacaaataataaacacAAAGAAACATTCGATGATATGCGAAGTGACGTTCCCAACATCCATACTCTCAgtgaaaatgaacaaatcCAGGTTAGCTGTGGTACTACAGGAACGaatttatatatatgatATTAGTAATATGCGACTACTTCATACTTTAGAAACGCATTCGAATCCCGAAGGGTTAGTTACCATGTCTCCATGTTTAGAGAGAAATTACCTGGCGTACCCGTTACATCCACAGATAATTGATTCTGAGATTAAAACTAATGCCACAACGAATAATATTGCCATTGCCACTGGAGGTAGAAATGTTCAAGGAAATTATGTCTTGCCAAATGCAAAGAATCCAGATGATGCTgtcgatgatgaagatgataatgatgatgatgataataataataataataataataataacacCAAGGATCAAATAAGGCAAGGACAGTCAGTTCGTCGATCTTCAactaatgaagaagatatgaATGAACAACGTGTACATGGCAACAATATCTCCAAGAATGGTGatataattattttcaatttaacTACTCTACAACCTTTGATGGTAATTGAGGCGCATCAAGGTGACATTGCTGCATTACAAATAAGTTCAGATGGAACATTATTGGCCACGGCATCTGAGAAAGGGACTATTATTAGAGTATTTAACGTGGAGACAGGAGTAAAATTGTATCAATTTAGGCGAGGTACTTatccaacaacaatttaTTCTATGTGCTTTGAcgaaaataatgatttcttaGCTGTTACCTGCTCTAGTAAGACTGTCcatgttttcaaattgggggccaaaaatattttaactTCTGATAAAAATGAGGAAGATAGTAAcattgaagttgaagaGGACGAAATCAGAAATGAAGTTGCTGAAAATGACGATGGAGATGGAACTTTGGGGCTAGATGAAGATAGAGTCAGTTTAGAGACACTTGAGGATCTCAATCAGATTGAACCATCCCGATCCAAGGAACCCTTTGTGGATGCTTCGAGAAAGACAATGGGAAGGATGATTAGAAACTCATCTCAAAAACTATCACGCAGGGCTGCCAAGACTTTGGGACAAATATTTCCCATCAAGATGACATCCATACTGGAACCATCAAGACACTTCGCGTCTTTAAAACTTCCCATCGAAAGCAGTAGCAACATTAAGAGTATCACAAGCATAGGATCACCCATTGACATCGATTTATTAGATTACCCCGAGTTATTTGACCAAGACAATGATATCACAGAGAGGAAGACTTCTCAGACGCAATTGAAAGTTAAGATGATTCCAATTCGAGTTATTTCATCCGAAGGCTCATTATATAATTATGTACTGGACCCTGAGCGTGGCGGTGACTGTCTCTTACTTTCCCAGTACTCTCTCCTTCTCGCTTAA
- the FAB1 gene encoding 1-phosphatidylinositol-3-phosphate 5-kinase (ancestral locus Anc_1.360) produces MSNNQTEQSNSLDTHPSAITNTNDDLPSINIPQQPAAVAAATHPPFQFPLTTTTTTPNANWKRSSIYTSKSTVNAIPIRSPNINTRTHRQQSSISALHDIEDDISSMKSVSSSMTASLSKSFLFAFYNNNKNSKAAKNKVAPDGLLSRQYWMKDESARECFNCAKSFNTFRRKHHCRICGQIFCHRCTLLISGENLGYHGGRLRVCERCFGNIDNFVDSSDEEEEDEEEQEPHDGSRTPSTNDNEHIDEQPIARFNDDHNDGRPTFTPTKTEVLLLNDDDAKSIVTSKEDSKLFMATPSPPPKMAIPATRQGESLEISFTPDLLKRSPLGNNNTNNSNNNTNQRVASPLQHLHKSSNHSLRRTSFSNYNRNRNNNNNSPLNKNSSDSIIRNLTNRNFKFDFHYNPHPTSNSNSNSNSNSNSTLRQHRNSTSSNIPKGSGPLASQQPTSAFNSAVIYDEDDDQSDGDDVVNDDNDDDDDNYMESSEDEDSMSIYSSLNGVTHSDNPIRSTRNSMKSFQRAQASLQRMQNNRRKSRSRHQQQRQKFKNSDSIQRVRSNQSVSTPNLGGSNNNIPKLRPNELSTVDNYNPSLGNGNSIVANYHLRNASWRRISSISGMKEYKENKTKLNEVSTLHMQALLEQVLGDQTVSNMDHWLKILQGFLIKIQNIRLSARDSNSLDYRQNYVKIKRISGGDIDSSEFVDGIIFSKALPSKTMPRYLENPRILLVIFPLEYQKNENHFLSLDAVFAQEREYLDKLVSRLTSLNPDIIFVGANVSGYALGLLNKAGVIVQFNMKPQVIERIAKLTEADIAISIDKLASNVKMGECESFEVKTFIYGNVSKTYTFLRGCNASLGGTILLRGASQDILKKIKHVTEFMVYTVFSLKLESSFFNDNFIQLSSKYYLEEKERKRTEIVEGYFADFLDKFNKRILTVSPTVHFPIPFLLRRARELESKFNETRIENENLSEMFNPADSNLGIESTLTLKDLKYITGFIRERETKDLELEFKRRCRQWEVSYAQSHNLLGTGSHQCITVLYSMVSTKTATPCIGPEITTIDYFWDSDISIGQFIENVVATAWFPCHQGCNGLLLDHYRSYVHGSGKVDVLIEKFQTRLPKLKDIILTWSYCKKCGTSTPILQVSEKTWNYSFGKYLEVMFWTKKESVEGIGNCSHDFTKDHVKYFGYNDLVVRMEYSSLDVHELITPPRRINWKPHIDIKLKVELYYQLLDKINSFYESVQDRLDRLKLDSMSDKKLLAGQNEIMQLKQNVNHEKKQLLEELETVYRKTPADRHLQMNVIIKTLYAKAVSWDSDFNDFGNKYMPSEMDVTRITTNQLKKFFGDSKSIDNIELPTNIDEKVLRQDGLENMPDAAESLKKLEKEYPLPQPFSGTQGSTDFATSTRVPTENAHLPSTRSNLPLSSDNTNKETSTTANLDNADNQLPNLDQLDTEIGIQQQSVSTPDDDGKSSKVARLASYFDQMHLDAISKEFELQREKERLQINKNKYQALKLQTSTPIVEIYKNVKDAVDEPLHDVTEEDMIKIRNNSGATLTKNNVSRGDFTQNLEEELENSINQWGKKIFNEKEVKDELHKDPVTLEGSPNDNIESTAEPLPPVTTTTTVSKDEATVQPEKSLLMKALSNFWADRSPYLWKPLVYPTLLTEHVFADSDVIIREDEPTSLIAFCLATSDYKQKMANVDISSNNQSNATGSPSVIHDPAAEMTDSDNIPNSISTSTSEQESKISEKEPIKQSNDAISSKEILKTNSNNDTNNFPDLDDNLVLEKIMTKKTAVHLRYQFEDQYTVMSCKVFFAEHFEAFRKICNCQENFIQSLSRCVKWDSSGGKSGSGFLKTLDDRFIIKELSHNELDAFIKFAPYYFEYMAQAMFHELPTTLAKVFGFYQIQLRNPASGPKSYKMDVIIMENLFYNRKTSRIFDLKGSMRNRHVEQTGKENEVLLDENMVEYIYESPIHVREYDKKLLRASLWNDTLFLAKMNVMDYSLVIGIDNEGYTLTVGIIDFIRTFTWDKKLESWVKEKGLVGGGGSSTKTPTVVTPRQYKNRFREAMEHYILMVPDPWYQENT; encoded by the coding sequence ATGTCAAATAACCAGACTGAACAATCAAATAGTCTGGACACACATCCATCTGCAATCACAAACACAAACGATGACCTACCGTCCATCAACATACCACAACAACCTGCCGCCGTCGCCGCCGCCACACACCCACCTTTCCAGTTCCCACtcacaacaacaactacAACTCCAAACGCAAACTGGAAAAGATCAAGCATATACACCTCCAAATCCACAGTCAACGCCATCCCCATACGATCACCAAACATAAACACCAGAACTCACCGTCAACAATCGTCCATATCCGCCCTCCATGACATCGAGGACGACATCTCCTCCATGAAATCAGTCTCCTCCTCCATGACTGCTTCCCTCTCCAAAAGCTTCCTCTTTGCAttctataataataacaagaATTCCAAGGCGGCAAAGAATAAAGTCGCTCCCGATGGCCTCTTGTCCAGACAATACTGGATGAAAGATGAAAGCGCAAGAGAATGCTTTAATTGTGCCAAGTCTTTCAATACATTCAGAAGGAAGCATCATTGTAGGATTTGTGGACAGATCTTCTGCCATAGGTGTACGTTGCTCATATCCGGTGAGAATCTCGGGTATCATGGTGGAAGATTGAGAGTGTGTGAACGTTGCTTTGGGAATATTGACAATTTCGTCGATTCCAgtgatgaggaagaagaagacgagGAAGAGCAAGAACCGCATGACGGGAGCAGGACTCCATCCACCAATGATAACGAACATATTGACGAACAACCCATTGCGAGGTTTAATGATGATCACAATGATGGCCGACCCACTTTCACTCCAACAAAGACAGAAGTGTTGTTACTTAATGACGATGATGCAAAGAGTATAGTCACGTCCAAGGAGGACTCCAAACTGTTTATGGCAACTCcatcaccaccaccaaAGATGGCGATACCAGCAACAAGACAAGGTGAATCattggaaatttcattcaCTCCAGATCTATTGAAACGATCACCATTGggaaacaacaacaccaacaacagcaacaacaatactAACCAACGAGTTGCTTCACCATTGCAGCATCTGCATAAATCAAGTAACCATTCCTTAAGAAGAACATCATTCTCCAATTATAATAGaaatagaaataataataacaattcACCATTGAACAAAAATTCATCTGATTCCATTATTCGTAATTTAACAAAtagaaattttaaattcgATTTCCATTACAACCCACATCCCACCTCgaattccaattccaattccaattccaattcaaacTCTACGTTAAGACAACATAGAAATTCAACCTCTTCAAACATTCCAAAGGGTTCGGGACCCTTAGCATCACAACAACCAACTTCCGCATTCAATAGTGCAGTGATCTACGACGAGGATGATGATCAATCGGATGGTGATGATGTTGTGAATGACGACAATGACGACGACGATGATAACTACATGGAATCttcagaagatgaagattcAATGTCCATATATTCATCACTTAATGGAGTCACACATTCGGATAATCCAATACGATcaacaagaaattccaTGAAATCATTCCAAAGAGCTCAAGCTTCATTACAAAGAATGCAAAATAATAGAAGAAAGAGCAGATCTAGGCATCAACAACAGAGacaaaaattcaaaaattcgGATTCGATTCAGAGAGTAAGATCTAATCAAAGCGTAAGCACCCCAAATTTAGGTGGATCAAATAACAACATACCAAAATTAAGGCCCAATGAATTATCAACAGTTGATAATTATAACCCATCACTAGGAAATGGAAATTCCATTGTAGCTAATTATCATCTTCGTAATGCCAGTTGGAGAAGAATTTCTAGTATTTCAGGaatgaaagaatataaggaaaataaaacaaaattaaatgaagtTTCCACTTTACACATGCAGGCATTATTAGAACAAGTGTTAGGAGATCAAACCGTATCAAACATGGATCATTGgttaaaaatattacaagGATTTCTTATTaagattcaaaatataagaTTAAGTGCCAGAGATTCTAATTCATTAGACTATAGACAAAATTATGTCAAGATTAAAAGAATATCAGGGGGAGATATTGATTCTTCTGAATTTGTTGATggtataattttttcaaaggcTTTACCTTCAAAGACTATGCCTCGTTATTTAGAGAATCCAAGAATTCTTCTCGTTATATTCCCTCTCGAGTATCAAAAAAACGAAAACCATTTCTTATCATTGGATGCTGTCTTTGCACAGGAAAGAGAATATTTAGATAAATTGGTCTCTCGTCTAACGTCATTAAATCCTGACATAATATTTGTTGGTGCTAATGTAAGTGGGTATGCCCTAGGATTATTAAACAAAGCAGGTGTCATTGTTCAATTTAATATGAAGCCACAAGtaattgaaagaattgctAAGTTAACCGAAGCAGATATTGCCATTtccattgataaattaGCATCAAATGTTAAGATGGGTGAATGTGAATCATTTGAAGTAAAAACTTTTATTTACGGTAATGTAAGCAAAACTTACACATTCTTGCGAGGATGTAACGCATCACTTGGAGGGACTATACTTTTGAGAGGTGCCTCTCAAGACAttctgaaaaaaattaaacatGTGACAGAATTTATGGTTTATACTGTCTTCTCtttaaaattggaaagttccttctttaatgacaattttattcaattatcttcaaaatattatttagaagaaaaggaacgTAAAAGAACAGAAATCGTTGAAGGATACTTTGCAGATTTCcttgataaatttaataaaagaatattaacAGTATCGCCCACTGTTCATTTCCCAATACCGTTTTTGTTAAGGAGAGCCAGAGAACTAGAATcgaaatttaatgaaacgcgtattgaaaatgaaaatttatcTGAAATGTTTAATCCAGCTGATTCAAATCTTGGTATCGAATCCACTTTAACGTTAAAGGATCTGAAATACATAACGGGCTTTATTAGGGAAAGAGAGACCAAAGATTTGGAACTTGAATTCAAAAGAAGATGCAGACAATGGGAAGTCTCATATGCACAATCACATAATTTATTAGGAACAGGTTCTCATCAATGCATCACTGTTCTTTATTCTATGGTATCAACAAAAACTGCCACTCCATGTATTGGGCCCGAGATTACCACAATTGATTACTTTTGGGATAGTGATATATCCATTGGTCAATTTATTGAGAATGTGGTAGCCACTGCATGGTTCCCATGTCATCAAGGATGTAATGGACTATTATTAGATCATTATAGAAGTTATGTCCATGGGTCTGGTAAAGTAGATgttttaattgaaaaatttcaaactcGATTGCCCaaattaaaagatattATCCTGACCTGGAGTTATTGCAAAAAGTGTGGCACTTCTACACCCATCCTACAGGTTAGTGAAAAGACTTGGAATTATTCATTTGGTAAATATCTGGAGGTGATGTTTTGGACAAAGAAGGAAAGCGTGGAAGGTATAGGGAATTGTTCACACGATTTTACTAAAGATCACGTCAAATACTTTGGTTATAACGACCTTGTTGTCAGAATGGAATATTCCTCATTGGATGTTCATGAACTAATAACACCACCAAGGAGAATTAATTGGAAACCTCACATTGAcattaaattgaaagtgGAATTATATTATCAACTTTTAGATAAAATCAATAGCTTCTATGAAAGCGTTCAAGATCGTTTAGATCGTCTGAAACTTGATAGTATGTCAgacaagaaattattagcCGGTCAAAATGAAATCATGCAGTTGAAGCAAAATGTGAACCATGAGAAGAAACAGTTActggaagaattagaaacaGTTTATAGAAAGACACCCGCTGATCGCCATTTACAAATGAATGTAATAATTAAAACACTCTACGCGAAAGCAGTGAGCTGGGATTCGgattttaatgattttgGGAATAAATATATGCCCTCTGAAATGGATGTTACACGAATTACAACAAAccaattaaagaaattcttTGGAGATTCTAAAAGCATTGATAATATAGAGTTGCCTActaatattgatgaaaaagtTTTAAGACAAGATGGACTGGAAAATATGCCTGATGCTGCTGAAAGTTTAAAGAAGTTAGAAAAGGAATACCCACTTCCACAGCCTTTCTCCGGAACTCAAGGTAGTACTGATTTTGCTACCAGCACGCGTGTACCGACAGAGAATGCGCACTTACCATCGACAAGGTCAAACCTGCCTCTCTCTTCAGATAATACCAACAAAGAGACTTCAACTACTGCTAATTTAGATAATGCCGATAACCAACTTCCTAATCTAGACCAACTTGACACAGAAATTGGTATTCAACAACAGTCTGTGAGTACACCGGATGATGATGGCAAGAGTTCAAAAGTGGCACGTTTAGCAAGCTATTTTGATCAGATGCATCTAGATGCCATATCAAAAGAGTTTGAGTtacaaagagaaaaggaaagattacaaataaataaaaacaaataCCAAGCTCTGAAACTCCAAACGTCTACGCCAATTGtagaaatttataaaaatgTTAAAGATGCTGTCGATGAGCCATTACATGACGTgacagaagaagatatgaTAAAAATAAGGAACAACTCAGGAGCAACTCTTACCAAAAATAATGTATCTCGGGGAGATTTTACCCAGAATTTGGAGGAAGAGttggaaaattcaataaatcaatgGGGTAAGAagattttcaatgaaaaggaGGTGAAAGATGAATTGCATAAAGATCCAGTGACGTTGGAAGGTTCCCCGAATGATAATATCGAGAGTACTGCTGAACCGCTCCCACCTGTAACCACTACTACGACGGTCAGCAAAGATGAAGCTACTGTCCAACCGGAGAAATCGTTACTGATGAAAGcactttcaaatttttggGCTGATAGATCACCATACCTATGGAAGCCTTTAGTCTATCCAACTTTATTGACGGAACATGTTTTCGCTGACAGTGATGTTATTATAAGAGAAGATGAACCAACCTCTCTAATTGCATTTTGTTTGGCCACTTCCGATTACAAACAGAAAATGGCAAATGTTGATATATCCTCCAACAACCAAAGCAACGCTACTGGGAGTCCTTCTGTGATCCATGACCCAGCTGCTGAAATGACTGACAGTGATAACATTCCAAATAGTATATCGACATCTACGTCAGAACAAGAGTCTAAAATTTCTGAAAAGGAGCCTATTAAGCAATCTAATGATgcaatttcttccaagGAGATTTTAAAGACaaattctaataatgatacCAACAATTTTCCCGATcttgatgataatttggtcttagaaaaaataatgacTAAGAAAACGGCAGTTCATTTACGATACcaatttgaagatcaaTATACAGTAATGTCCTGCAAAGTTTTTTTTGCGGAACATTTCGAAGCCTTCAGAAAGATTTGTAACTGCCAggaaaattttattcaaagTCTATCCAGATGTGTTAAATGGGATTCCAGCGGTGGAAAAAGTGGTAGTGGCTTTTTGAAGACTTTAGATGATagatttattatcaaagaattatcacataatgaattggatgcttttatcaaatttgCCCCTTATTATTTCGAATATATGGCACAGGCTATGTTTCATGAACTTCCTACAACCCTTGCCAAAGTGTTTGGATTTTACCAAATTCAACTTCGAAATCCTGCGTCAGGTCCCAAAAGTTATAAGATGGATGTCATAATCATGGAGAATCTATTCTATAATAGGAAAACAAGTagaatttttgatttgaaagGGTCGATGAGGAATAGACATGTTGAACAGACGGGGAAAGAGAATGAGGTCTTACTAGATGAAAATATGgttgaatatatatatgaatcACCCATCCATGTCAGGGAATATGACAAAAAATTGCTTAGAGCATCTTTATGGAATGATACTTTGTTTCTAGCTAAGATGAATGTTATGGATTATTCCTTGGTTATTGGCATAGATAATGAAGGGTATACTTTGACGGTAGGGATCATTGATTTTATTCGAACATTCACTTGGGACAAAAAATTAGAAAGTTGGGTGAAAGAGAAAGGATTagttggtggtggtggaaGCAGCACAAAGACACCTACAGTGGTGACGCCAAGACAGTATAAAAATCGTTTCAGGGAAGCCATGGAACACTATATTCTAATGGTCCCTGATCCTTGGTATCAAGAAAATACTTAA